Proteins encoded in a region of the Zea mays cultivar B73 chromosome 2, Zm-B73-REFERENCE-NAM-5.0, whole genome shotgun sequence genome:
- the LOC100304245 gene encoding uncharacterized protein LOC100304245: MASEERILVSVRLRPVNAREAERGDGSDWECTSTTTLMFRGNIPERAMFPASYTYDRVFNPKCSTRQVYEEGAKQVALSVLSGINSSIFAYGQTSSGKTYTMVGITERSMSDIYDYIDKHPEREFVLKFSAMEIYNEAVRDLLRPDATQLRLLDDPEKGTVVEKLTEETLKDKGHLLELLAVCEAQRQIGETSMNEASSRSHQILRLTIESSAKQFMGRGNSSTLLACVNFVDLAGSERASQTQSAGMRLKEGSHINRSLLTLGKVIRQLSKGRNGHIPYRDSKLTRILQSSLGGNARTAIICTMSPAHCHIEQSRNTLLFANCAKNVVTDAKVNVVMSDKVLVKHLQREIARLENELKFHGSAYTSNHADALREKDELIKQLEEQLKELMGQKETVQSQLDNFRRVAIDENFDDHAIRQWDQRNRSSESLPHNVSEDALSSFDTYDVVYGEQDGLGPKAFDVHPISILHQPRNHISDNIQIYQPNKEASSEVSEEHCKEVQCIETNELRRSPLFFPVDRYHVGTNIDEGKHDENITDTSDSAIKLYTCDSEPSSDTEKTNNDESLALKRCVISSRDSVLTRSRSCRASFMVIPNSWFGDSLDMRMTRPGDIFKYSQRRPKNVRSLYPENGHCSNDLTFTCNEEDEDAINNVVGITKVEEKLEECCTSQLEGNQDDVTEEILDIKHANDVDKDISVTSVDSPSRWPINFEKKQKEIIELWHECNVSIVHRTYFFLLFKGDKEDNIYLEVEHRRLSFIKSSFSVASEANAAATSSLRNLRHERDMLYRQMLRRLNLLERESLYNKWGIDLNSKQRRLQLSRRIWTQTDMEHVRESVALVAKLVEHLEKGQVIKEMFGLTFTLNPQAERRPFQLC, encoded by the exons ATGGCTAGCGAGGAGCGGATCTTGGTGTCGGTGCGACTGCGGCCGGTGAACGCACGAGAGGCGGAGCGCGGTGATGGCTCCGACTGGGAGTGCACGAGCACGACCACCCTCATGTTCCGCGGCAACATCCCTGAGCGCGCCATGTTCCCCGCCTCCTACACCTACG ACAGGGTGTTCAACCCGAAGTGCAGCACGCGCCAGGTGTACGAGGAAGGGGCTAAGCAGGTGGCCCTGTCGGTGCTCAGCGGCATCAATT CAAGCATATTTGCGTACGGTCAGACGAGCAGCGGGAAGACGTACACGATGGTCGGCATCACGGAGCGCAGCATGTCAGACATCTACGACTACATTGACAAG CATCCCGAGAGGGAATTCGTCCTGAAATTTTCGGCGATGGAGATATACAACGAAGCCGTGAGGGATCTCTTAAGACCTGATGCAACACAACTAAGGCTACTGGATGATCCAGAG AAAGGAACTGTGGTAGAGAAACTCACCGAGGAAACTCTCAAGGACAAAGGCCATCTCTTGGAGCTCCTTGCAGTGTGTGAAG CTCAAAGACAGATCGGGGAAACTTCTATGAATGAAGCGAGCTCCAGATCTCATCAGATACTCAGATTG ACGATCGAGAGTTCAGCAAAGCAGTTCATGGGACGAGGAAACTCAAGCACCCTTCTGGCTTGTGTG AATTTTGTTGATTTAGCAGGAAGTGAGCGTGCCTCTCAGACACAATCAGCTGGTATGAGGCTTAAGGAAGGCAGCCACATTAACAGAAGCCTGCTAACTTTGGGAAAGGTCATTCGCCAACTCAG caAGGGAAGAAATGGGCATATCCCTTACAGAGATTCAAAGCTCACTCGCATATTGCAGTCATCTTTAGGCGGCAACGCGAGAACTGCTATTATCTGCACAATGAGCCCAGCACACTGCCATATCGAGCAGTCCAGGAACACACTTTTGTTTGCAAATTGTGCTAAAAATGTAGTTACTGACGCAAAGGTCAATGTGGTGATGTCTGACAAGGTGTTAGTGAAACATCTTCAGAGAGAAATTGCAAGGCTAGAGAATGAGTTGAAGTTTCATGGATCAGCCTATACCAGCAATCATGCTGATGCTTTGAGAGAAAAAGATGAGCTGATCAAACAG CTCGAAGAACAATTGAAGGAATTGATGGGGCAGAAAGAAACCGTTCAGTCTCAACTTGACAATTTTCGTAGAGTTGCAATAGATGAAAATTTTGATGACCATGCAATAAGACAATGG GATCAACGAAATAGGTCTTCAGAGTCCCTTCCACATAATGTGTCTGAAGATGCTCTTTCTTCTTTTGATACTTACGATGTTGTTTATGGAGAACAAGATGGTCTAGGCCCAAAAGCATTTGATGTACATCCAATATCTATCTTGCATCAACCAAGAAACCATATTTCTGATAACATTCAGATATATCAACCAAATAAGGAGGCTTCCTCAGAGGTCTCTGAGGAGCATTGCAAGGAAGTCCAGTGCATCGAAACAAATGAGCTTAGGAGGAGTCCATTATTCTTTCCTGTTGATCGATATCAtgttggcacaaacattgatgaaGGAAAGCATGATGAAAACATAACGGACACATCAGACAGTGCCATCAAATTGTACACATGTGATTCTGAGCCATCTTCTGATACCGAaaaaacaaataatgatgaaTCTTTAGCCCTGAAGAGGTGCGTGATAAGCTCTAGGGATAGTGTACTAACTAGAAGCAGAAGTTGCAGAGCTAGCTTTATGGTCATTCCAAATAGTTGGTTTGGTGATTCGTTGGATATGAGAATGACAAGACCAGGTGACATTTTCAAATATTCTCAAAGAAGGCCAAAGAACGTTAGGAGTTTGTATCCTGAAAATGGTCATTGTTCAAATGATCTTACATTCACTTGTAATGAAGAAGATGAAGACGCCATCAACAATGTCGTTGGCATAACAAAAGTGGAAGAGAAGTTAGAAGAGTGTTGTACATCCCAGCTAGAGGGCAATCAG GATGACGTTACTGAAGAAATTTTGGACATAAAACATGCCAATGATGTTGATAAAGATATATCAGTGACCAGTGTCGACTCTCCTTCACGGTGGCCTATTAACTTTGAGAAAAAACAGAAGGAAATCATTGAGTTGTGGCATGAATGCAATGTATCTATAGTACACAGAACATATTTCTTCCTCCTCTTTAAGGGGGACAAAGAAGACAATATTTACTTGGAAGTGGAGCACAGAAGATTATCCTTCATTAAAAGTTCTTTCAGTGTTGCATCTGAGGCTAATGCTGCTGCTACATCAAG CTTGAGAAATCTTCGGCATGAAAGAGACATGTTGTACAGGCAAATGCTAAGGAGACTCAATCTTTTGGAAAGAGAGAGCCTTTACAACAAATGGGGGATCGATCTTAATTCCAAACAACGAAGACTACAGCTATCACGTCGCATCTGGACACAGACTGACATGGAACACGTGAGGGAAAGTGTCGCTCTTGTCGCAAAACTAGTAGAACACCTGGAGAAGGGGCAGGTCATCAAGGAGATGTTTGGGTTGACCTTCACACTGAACCCACAAGCTGAACGAAGACCTTTTCAGTTGTGTTAG